One window of Triticum dicoccoides isolate Atlit2015 ecotype Zavitan chromosome 5A, WEW_v2.0, whole genome shotgun sequence genomic DNA carries:
- the LOC119297398 gene encoding WRKY transcription factor WRKY62-like, whose protein sequence is MDDGSSCPTDSAGLLPLIAGSPTAEGLEEKLRRVREENRRLASTLGAILAGRPDLRALARAPASAVTTAWAPSGSASNAAREEAAGVTVEPRPKVRTVCARAEPADTDANLGVKDGYQWRKYGQKVTRDNPHPRSYFRCAFAPSCPVKKKVQRDAEDRSKLVATYEGEHNHAKSPEREFVGNESTGYARSQPCSVSINPSGRTIRLEDMTNHGSGSRLDLETIQREVVTPEFQNLLLDKMVNSLKNDADFMHALTNAVAERILENFPARLS, encoded by the exons ATGGACGACGGCTCGTCATGCCCGACCGACAGCGCCGGGCTTCTCCCGCTCATCGCCGGCTCCCCGACG GCTGAGGGTCTCGAAGAGAAGCTGAGGCGAGTGCGCGAGGAGAACCGGCGGCTGGCCAGCACGCTCGGCGCCATACTCGCCGGTCGCCCCGACCTGCGTGCTCTGGCGAGGGCTCCAGCGTCAGCCGTCACCACCGCTTGGGCGCCGAGCGGCTCTGCCTCCAATGCAGcgagggaggaggccgccggcgtgACGGTGGAGCCGCGGCCCAAGGTCAGGACGGTCTGCGCGCGCGCGGAGCCGGCCGACACCGACGCCAACCTT GGCGTCAAGGACGGGTACCAGTGGAGGAAGTATGGGCAGAAGGTGACGCGCGACAACCCGCACCCCAGATCCTACTTCCGCTGCGCATTTGCACCATCTTGCCCCGTGAAGAAGAAG GTGCAGAGAGACGCGGAGGACAGGTCAAAGCTAGTGGCGACCTACGAGGGCGAGCACAACCACGCTAAATCCCCGGAGCGAGAATTCGTCGGCAACGAGTCCACAGGGTACGCGAGGTCACAGCCGTGCTCGGTCTCCATTAACCCGTCCGGCCGGACGATCAGGCTAGAAGACATGACGAACCATGGGTCAGGATCGAGGCTGGACCTGGAGACTATCCAGAGGGAGGTTGTTACGCCTGAATTTCAGAATCTTCTGTTGGACAAGATGGTGAATTCTCTCAAGAATGATGCAGATTTCATGCATGCTCTAACAAATGCGGTGGCTGAGAGAATACTGGAAAATTTTCCAGCCCGGCTAAGTTAA
- the LOC119299581 gene encoding ankyrin repeat-containing protein At2g01680-like, whose product MDLLPLSHQALFAAVRSADAEAVHRLLAIAEESALYIAAEADALEVVHLLLSLYDLEAAKLRSRLDLDAFHVAAKQGHTSEPLFSLD is encoded by the coding sequence ATGGATCTCCTGCCGCTCTCCCACCAGGCGCTCTTCGCGGCCGTCCGATCCGCGGACGCCGAGGCCGTGCACCGCCTCCTGGCCATCGCCGAGGAGTCCGCGCTCTACATCGCGGCGGAGGCCGACGCGCTCGAGGTCGTGCACCTCCTCCTCTCGCTCTACGACCTCGAGGCCGCCAAGCTCCGCTCCCGCCTCGACCTCGACGCCTTCCACGTTGCCGCCAAGCAAGGGCACACCAGTGAGCCCCTCTTCTCGCTCGATTAG